GTGAGCGTACTCCAGGTTGCAGAGCTCGTTCTCGAGTGTAACGATGACCCGGCCGACGTCGCCGACCAACTCGACCTCTCGTTGGCCGAGATCCACGAGGCGCTTGCGTACTATTATAATAACGTCGACGAGATGGAGACGTATCGCCACCAGCGCGAAGAGCTCCTCGAAACCCTTCGAAAGGAGTCACACGCGCCGGATACGATCAAGCGCTGACGATGGCGCAACTGTCGTTTCTGGCCGACGAACACGTCAAGCGGTCGTATATACACGCACTTCGCGGGAACGGGGTCGACGTCGTTGCTGTGATAGAAGGGGACAGAACCGGTCAGAAAGACGACGTTCATCTCCAGAGGAGTTCCCAACGGAACCTCGTGGTGGTGACCAACGACGATGATTTTGTCAGACTCGCACAGAAGCAGTCCCACACCGGTATTGTCTTCTACAGCGAGCAGAACCACGATCCGAGCGATTTTGTCACAGCAATCCGGCGAATCGACCGGTTCTTTTCCCCCGACGACATGCGGAATCACGTCGAGTGGCTCGAAAACTGGTTGTAGCGCCACGCTGTTCGACAATCGACGAACTAGCCACCGACAATAACTTATATCACGCCGCCGATCACTGGGGTATGACAGGTGTAGGCATCGACGCCATCGAGATCCGCACGGGCAAACTCAAACTCGACCTCGCGGAGACGTTCGCCGCGGAGATGGGCGACGCGCCCGAGAAGTACACGAAGGGACTCGGTCTCCATGCCAGTTCCTTCCCGGACACTTACGAGGACATCGTCACGATGGGCGCCAACGCCGCCCATCGGCTGATGGAGCGAAAGGGTCTCGGGTTGGACGACATCGGTCGGATCGACGTCGCCACGGAGTCGGCGTTCGACCACTCCAAGCCCGTCTCGACGTACATCGGCGGCTGTCTCGAGCAGGTCTTCGAGGGCGACCTCCACCACGCCAACAAGGGCGAGCGGAAGTTCGCCTGCGTCTCCGGCACCCAGAGCGTCGACGACGCGTACAACTGGATCGAGGCGGGGCGGAATCGCGGCCGGGCCGCCCTCGTGATCGCGACCGACACGGCGCTGTACGCTCGCGACGACCCGGGCGAGGCGACCCAGGGCGCGGGCGCGGTGGCGATGTTGATCGACGAGGACCCGGATCTCGTCGAACTCTCGAAGGCCCAGGGGTACGGCTCCGCCGACGAGACTGACTTCCTGAAGCCCCAACAGCAGTTCCCGAGCGTCGACGGCAAGCGCTCTGTGAAGGTGTATCTGGCCCGGATGCGCGAGGCGCTCGTCGACTACGAGCGCGCCGGCGGGGAGATCCACCCCGACGACTTCCGACTCGGACCGTTCCACACCCCCTTCCCCGGGATGGTCCGGAAGGCCGCCGTGTTAGCGTACCGACACATCACCCGCGACACCGAGATCGAGGACGAACTCGCCGCCGAGATCGGCCGCCAACCGCGGCCGGAGGGGTTCGACGACGACGAGGCGTACATGGACGCGCTCTCGGAGTACACCGACGCGCTCAAGGAGACCGATCGATACAAGTCGTGGTACGACCGGACGATCGACCCGACGCTCGACATCTCCCGGCACGTCGGCAACTGGTACACCGGGTCGGTCCACGTCGCCCGGATCGCCGGCATCAAGGCCCTCGCCGAGGCCGACGAGGACGCCGTCGGCGAGCAACTGCTCGTCGGATCGTACGGCTCCGGTGCCCAGGCGGAGATCCACGTCGAGACACTACAGGAGGGGTGGCGCGGGGAGATCGAGGCACTGGATATCGACGAGCAACTCGAGGCCCGCTACGATCTGACTTTCGGGGAGTACGAGGAGGTCCACGACGCGCACAACTTCGACGAGGAGTCGAGCGTCGAGGAGTTCACTGTCCCGGACGGCGAGTTCGCCTTCGACGGCTGGGGCCGGATGGGCGAGCGGAAGTACCGCTACGTCGAGTGATCCGTTAGTCGCCCGCCAGAGGTTCGGCCTCGCCACCGACGGACGTACCCCGGCTCCCGGTCGGGCGGACGCGTCCGGGACGCGAGGTGGGCGCGGATCGCCCGGCAAACGCCCGACTGTGTGTGTTCTCTCCGACTTCGAGTTAAAATACATACGGACCGCTTCAGCACTCATAACCATCCACGGAACCGGTCGCATTATTACGGTGTAACCGTCCGTTGAGGCGGTGTATGCTGAGTCGGATACGGGAATCATACGGGATAAAACTCCTCATCGGGTACGCGATCACCGGCAGCATCGTCACCGTCGTCGGGGTAACGACCGGGAGCGTGGCCGCCACGATCACGATGGCCTGGGCCGGGTTGCTTGCGCTCGGGTCGATTACCGGAACGAGCACCATCGCATCGGTGACCGAACTCCGAAAGCGAACCGGCGCGATCGCGGACGGGGAACTCGGAACGCACCTCCCGTCGAATCGCGACGACGAGCTCGGCGATCTGTTCCGGGCGGTCGATACGATGCGGTGGTCGCTCTCCGACGAGATCGACAACGCAACCGAGCTGCGCGAGGAGGCCGAACAAGCCCGATCCGAGGCCGACGAGCTCGTCGAGGAGTACCGGGAGATCGCGGACCAATACGCCGCGACGATGCAAGCCGCCTCGGACGGCGACCTCACACAGCGAGTGGACGTCGACGACCGACACGAACCGATGGCGCTGATCGGGGACGCATTCAATCGGATGTTGGACGACCTCGAAGCGACACTCCGGTCCGTGGAGGCGTTCGCCGGACGGATCGAGAGCGACACGAGGACGCTCGAATCGCTGAGCGACGATGCCGAGTCCGAGGTCGAAGCCGCGGTCGCGGCCGCCACGGAGATCACGGAGGCGACGAGCACACAACGCCGCCAGCTCGACGCCACCGCGGACGAAATCGAGGACGCATCCGCGACCGCCGAGGAGATCGCCGCAACGACGGAGACGCTCGCCTCGACCAGTTCCGATGCCGCCACCGCGACCGGGGAGGCCCAACAGGCCGCGGAGGAGGCGATCGCCCAGATGGAGGCTATAGAGAACGAGACTGTCGCAACAGTAGAACAGATCGAATCCCTGACCGAAACCACAGAAGAAATAACCGAAATCGCCGGCGTAATAAACGAAATCGCCAACCAAACGAACATCCTCGCGTTGAACGCCAACGTTGTAGGGGCGTAGTGGGCACTTGATGACCACTCCATGTATTCACCTTCGTTTATGAAGACACCTATCATGTATCAAAAAGAAAATACTTTTGAGTTCCAGGCATTGATAGAGCAACGTGAATGGGGTTCTTCGATAGAGTTGGAAAATTTATTACAGGGACTCCACGCAGGGATAACAGATTCTTCCGAGGTTGTGGTTTGATTACTGACTGGATTAGGGCTTCACGCACGTCTTCCGCGGCATAGTGGCTGTGATTCTGCTGAACAACCTCCTGCCGAACTAGAAGAGATACCCCGTGTCGGAGACGAGAAGTTCCTCATTGACGCTCTGGGGTATCTCACTCTTCCTCACGAAGTGGTCTAATGACGCCTTGATTTCAGTAACCGCAACATCGTTGAGGGACTCTTACAGACCGATACCGTGCAAATCAAACGATTCCACGAAACCGGGGAAGGCAATTAAACCTGCGCCAAGCGCCGGCTAACTGTTTACTACAATAACCACCACTGTCGTTAATACAAGAGGGCTCGATTTAGTTACCTATATATTTGATATATCAACGCCATTAAATTTGTTTCTTATTTCTCTTATATGAGCTTCTGTAACTTTCCCGTATCCATCTGTCTCGTCCCTTGCATGGTCTAAGGCATAACTCCGTGCAGATTTGGAGACGTCATTCTTTTTTAGCAGTCTTGAGAACGTATGACGAAGGGTATGAATATCTACACGTTGTTTACTCCTATAATCCTTGTCAATACCCATAGCTTTCTGTTGTCTCTCTGGCATTGGTATTTTGGCGATCTCTTCTTGAATTCCCGCGTCTTCAGCAGCTTTTCTGACAGTATCTCTATAAGTACTGCCTGACAATCCCCCACCGTCTCTGGAAGGAAAGAGATACTCATGATCCCCGTTTT
The genomic region above belongs to Natronomonas moolapensis 8.8.11 and contains:
- a CDS encoding DUF433 domain-containing protein translates to MPVVTTEGVLGGKPRLDGRRVSVLQVAELVLECNDDPADVADQLDLSLAEIHEALAYYYNNVDEMETYRHQREELLETLRKESHAPDTIKR
- a CDS encoding DUF5615 family PIN-like protein, whose amino-acid sequence is MAQLSFLADEHVKRSYIHALRGNGVDVVAVIEGDRTGQKDDVHLQRSSQRNLVVVTNDDDFVRLAQKQSHTGIVFYSEQNHDPSDFVTAIRRIDRFFSPDDMRNHVEWLENWL
- the hmgB gene encoding hydroxymethylglutaryl-CoA synthase; the protein is MTGVGIDAIEIRTGKLKLDLAETFAAEMGDAPEKYTKGLGLHASSFPDTYEDIVTMGANAAHRLMERKGLGLDDIGRIDVATESAFDHSKPVSTYIGGCLEQVFEGDLHHANKGERKFACVSGTQSVDDAYNWIEAGRNRGRAALVIATDTALYARDDPGEATQGAGAVAMLIDEDPDLVELSKAQGYGSADETDFLKPQQQFPSVDGKRSVKVYLARMREALVDYERAGGEIHPDDFRLGPFHTPFPGMVRKAAVLAYRHITRDTEIEDELAAEIGRQPRPEGFDDDEAYMDALSEYTDALKETDRYKSWYDRTIDPTLDISRHVGNWYTGSVHVARIAGIKALAEADEDAVGEQLLVGSYGSGAQAEIHVETLQEGWRGEIEALDIDEQLEARYDLTFGEYEEVHDAHNFDEESSVEEFTVPDGEFAFDGWGRMGERKYRYVE
- a CDS encoding methyl-accepting chemotaxis protein, with protein sequence MLSRIRESYGIKLLIGYAITGSIVTVVGVTTGSVAATITMAWAGLLALGSITGTSTIASVTELRKRTGAIADGELGTHLPSNRDDELGDLFRAVDTMRWSLSDEIDNATELREEAEQARSEADELVEEYREIADQYAATMQAASDGDLTQRVDVDDRHEPMALIGDAFNRMLDDLEATLRSVEAFAGRIESDTRTLESLSDDAESEVEAAVAAATEITEATSTQRRQLDATADEIEDASATAEEIAATTETLASTSSDAATATGEAQQAAEEAIAQMEAIENETVATVEQIESLTETTEEITEIAGVINEIANQTNILALNANVVGA